In a genomic window of Occallatibacter riparius:
- a CDS encoding AraC family transcriptional regulator translates to MALRVYRPPLPLSQYVEFMWRATGSGLQPSRQRIYPDGSMALVIHLRRESTCFFIDDQACSVRVPLLAGPWSRSFQIDPSQSSPAIGVVFRPGAARMFFPVAAHELHNIDITLCDLDRGDANRLLNDVCSAVGIDAEFRALERYLHMKLAEARPLHPAIRYAVDQLSREGVSASIQRIQTDTGLSHTRFIHLFREHVGLTPKLFGRVRRFRALLQRIEKGVPVNWAELAADCGYFDQAHLIHDFRAFAAITPRDYSRMASGDVSSLITAAVKS, encoded by the coding sequence ATGGCACTTCGCGTGTACAGGCCCCCTCTTCCGCTCTCGCAGTATGTCGAATTCATGTGGCGTGCAACAGGTTCTGGGTTGCAGCCGTCGCGACAGCGGATCTATCCCGATGGCTCAATGGCGCTGGTGATTCACCTGCGACGGGAGAGCACATGCTTCTTTATTGACGACCAGGCCTGCAGCGTTCGAGTGCCCTTACTTGCCGGCCCTTGGTCGCGATCGTTCCAGATCGACCCGTCTCAGTCTTCGCCGGCCATCGGCGTTGTCTTTCGTCCTGGCGCGGCTCGCATGTTTTTTCCCGTAGCTGCGCATGAGCTGCACAACATCGATATCACGCTCTGTGATCTTGACCGTGGCGACGCGAATCGTCTGCTCAACGACGTTTGCTCCGCAGTCGGCATCGACGCCGAGTTTCGCGCGCTCGAACGTTATTTGCACATGAAGCTGGCGGAGGCCCGTCCGCTTCATCCGGCAATCCGGTACGCCGTCGATCAATTGTCGCGCGAAGGCGTTTCGGCGAGCATTCAAAGGATTCAGACGGATACCGGCTTGAGTCATACACGGTTCATTCATTTGTTCCGGGAACACGTTGGTCTTACGCCGAAACTGTTCGGCCGCGTGCGCCGATTTCGCGCTCTTCTCCAACGGATCGAGAAGGGTGTTCCCGTGAACTGGGCAGAGCTTGCCGCTGATTGTGGATACTTCGATCAGGCGCACCTCATCCACGATTTCCGCGCCTTCGCTGCCATCACTCCGCGTGACTACAGCCGGATGGCGTCCGGCGATGTCAGCAGCTTGATTACCGCTGCCGTAAAAAGTTGA
- a CDS encoding M20/M25/M40 family metallo-hydrolase: protein MIASRTLSFPALLLVLCSLPVAAQAPPAVDRTVAAWVDAHESEANSFLERIVNINSGTHNLEGVRSVAHIMEDELKALGFQVEFKPMDRAPDNVGRAGVLIATHPCSKGEGKCGKRILLIGHMDTVFELTSPFQKYSVNGDIATGPGVNDMKGGLVDMLYALKALQAAGVLDQIEVRVVLSGDEEAHGEPASISRRDMREAAKQSDVALEFEGTPRSNGVFYGSVSRRSSITWRVHSTGETGHSSGIFSEHMGYGAIYELARIIDEFRTKLPEPNLTFNVGMVAGGTQITVDDAGNNSTASGKDNIVAPTAYASGDIRTISNEQTERVEQKMRAIVGEHLAKTGATIEFGEGYPAMAPTEENRALLKLLNRANKELGFGEMPELDPMKRGAGDIAFVADLVPGLAGVGATGEGAHAPGETVDLKAQAINTKRDAVLMWELSQLDEKKSLVEAVK from the coding sequence ATGATCGCCTCTAGGACACTCAGCTTCCCTGCTCTTCTTCTGGTTTTATGCTCGCTACCCGTCGCCGCCCAGGCGCCTCCTGCCGTGGATCGCACCGTCGCCGCCTGGGTTGATGCGCACGAATCCGAGGCCAATTCGTTCCTCGAGCGCATCGTCAACATCAACAGCGGCACGCATAATCTCGAGGGCGTGCGATCGGTCGCGCACATTATGGAGGACGAGCTGAAGGCGCTCGGGTTCCAGGTGGAATTCAAGCCGATGGATCGCGCTCCCGATAACGTGGGCCGCGCGGGCGTACTGATCGCAACGCATCCCTGTTCCAAAGGCGAGGGCAAGTGCGGAAAGCGCATCCTGCTCATCGGCCACATGGACACGGTGTTCGAGCTGACCAGCCCCTTCCAGAAGTACTCCGTGAACGGCGACATCGCCACCGGCCCCGGCGTGAATGATATGAAGGGCGGCCTAGTCGACATGCTCTACGCACTGAAGGCCTTGCAGGCCGCGGGTGTACTGGACCAGATCGAGGTGCGAGTCGTCCTCAGCGGCGATGAAGAAGCTCACGGAGAGCCCGCGTCCATCTCTCGGCGCGACATGCGCGAGGCGGCAAAGCAGAGCGACGTCGCGCTGGAATTCGAAGGCACTCCGCGATCGAACGGAGTGTTCTACGGCAGCGTCAGCAGGCGCAGTTCGATCACATGGCGCGTCCACAGCACCGGAGAAACCGGTCACTCGTCTGGGATCTTTTCAGAGCACATGGGCTACGGCGCCATCTACGAGCTTGCCCGGATTATTGACGAGTTCCGCACAAAACTCCCCGAACCGAATCTCACCTTTAATGTCGGCATGGTGGCGGGCGGAACCCAGATCACCGTCGATGATGCCGGCAACAACTCAACCGCGTCGGGCAAAGATAACATCGTCGCGCCCACCGCCTATGCCAGCGGAGACATCCGGACCATCAGCAACGAGCAGACCGAGCGCGTGGAACAGAAGATGCGCGCGATCGTGGGCGAACACCTCGCCAAAACGGGCGCAACAATCGAGTTTGGTGAGGGGTATCCCGCAATGGCTCCCACGGAAGAGAATCGCGCGCTGCTGAAGTTGCTGAATCGTGCCAACAAGGAGTTGGGTTTCGGTGAAATGCCCGAACTCGATCCCATGAAGCGCGGCGCGGGAGACATTGCCTTTGTCGCCGACCTGGTGCCCGGTCTCGCGGGCGTGGGCGCTACAGGCGAAGGGGCCCACGCGCCCGGCGAAACCGTGGATTTGAAAGCTCAGGCCATCAACACCAAGCGGGACGCGGTGTTGATGTGGGAACTGAGTCAGCTAGATGAGAAGAAGAGCCTGGTCGAGGCGGTGAAATAA
- the lspA gene encoding signal peptidase II, protein MSLTSAIRLPWLLLISLAVFTADRWTKTWVEAHIALGSAIPVIDHIFRLSHWTNEGAAFSMFAESASPHLVRWGLIGFTIIASIAVLIAMVRLGHRFTLTTIALALIFGGALGNVHDRIEYGSVVDFLEVHIFSYHWPDFNVADSAVVIGACLLVLDSIWGHRPAAEPADGTQ, encoded by the coding sequence GTGAGCCTCACCTCCGCAATCCGGCTGCCGTGGCTGCTGCTCATCTCGCTCGCGGTCTTCACGGCGGATCGCTGGACAAAGACCTGGGTGGAAGCGCACATTGCGCTCGGCAGCGCCATCCCGGTCATTGATCACATCTTTCGCCTCTCGCACTGGACCAACGAGGGCGCGGCGTTCTCGATGTTCGCCGAGTCCGCTTCGCCGCACCTAGTGCGCTGGGGACTGATCGGGTTCACCATCATCGCGTCGATTGCCGTGCTCATCGCGATGGTCCGCCTGGGCCATCGCTTCACGCTTACCACGATCGCGCTGGCGCTCATCTTCGGCGGCGCGCTCGGCAACGTGCACGACCGTATCGAATACGGCTCCGTGGTCGACTTCCTCGAAGTCCACATCTTCAGCTATCACTGGCCCGACTTCAACGTGGCCGACAGCGCCGTCGTCATCGGTGCCTGTCTGCTGGTGCTCGACTCAATTTGGGGCCATCGGCCGGCTGCCGAACCCGCCGACGGCACTCAGTAA
- a CDS encoding lactonase family protein: protein MAILVTSSGLRFAGSLSVVSALVLCTVGCGSTSPGTKTGGSGGGGNPPPTYVTEYLYAGGYPFIDQYKLSTSTGIPNAPVQMNVKGAPNMAATVPTKFLFAAQNGGHNAAGPAFNAFSINSDGTLTLVAGSPFVLPDPELAGMDPGFMALTPDNSALYVMMPTATWKAFVTGFSVDTATGKLTPLSTKISFGPDSGNASGAGQLVVDPSGHNVYAAIGATDIDDANGHPQAGIAAFSIDPTTKELTQLSGSPYLLPSFSGPGDPVIDPTGHFVYVAVSALNQVQGYTRNTTTGVLTPMPGAAFAAGPFLAGLAMHPSGKFVFVLDYNQIVTYSIDSSTGQLKDISTWTGNGGPGSCSPVPAFVVDPTGTYLYASNAASAICVLQVDQTSGALKLINGAVPAPNGDGLASSMVLVKAQ, encoded by the coding sequence GTGGCAATCCTCGTGACGTCATCTGGGTTGCGCTTTGCAGGCAGTTTGAGCGTGGTGTCTGCGCTGGTCCTTTGCACAGTCGGATGCGGCAGCACCTCTCCGGGAACCAAGACCGGCGGCAGCGGCGGAGGCGGGAATCCGCCACCGACCTACGTGACTGAATACCTTTACGCAGGCGGCTATCCTTTCATCGATCAATACAAGCTGAGCACCAGCACCGGAATCCCCAATGCGCCGGTGCAGATGAACGTCAAGGGTGCTCCCAACATGGCAGCCACTGTTCCGACGAAATTCCTGTTCGCCGCTCAGAATGGCGGGCATAATGCGGCCGGCCCTGCCTTCAATGCGTTCTCAATCAACTCTGATGGCACCCTGACGCTGGTAGCCGGGTCACCGTTTGTCCTGCCGGATCCTGAACTCGCAGGAATGGACCCAGGCTTCATGGCCCTCACGCCGGATAACTCTGCGCTGTACGTCATGATGCCCACAGCCACCTGGAAGGCCTTTGTAACTGGGTTCAGCGTCGATACGGCGACGGGAAAGCTCACGCCTCTCTCAACGAAGATCAGCTTCGGCCCCGACTCCGGCAATGCATCCGGAGCCGGGCAGCTGGTGGTAGACCCATCGGGACACAATGTTTATGCGGCTATTGGTGCAACAGACATCGACGATGCGAACGGACACCCTCAGGCGGGTATCGCGGCGTTCTCAATCGATCCAACAACGAAGGAACTGACGCAGCTTTCGGGGTCGCCCTACCTGCTCCCGAGTTTCTCAGGTCCCGGCGATCCCGTGATTGACCCCACGGGCCATTTCGTCTATGTCGCGGTCTCAGCGTTGAATCAGGTCCAGGGATATACGCGCAACACCACCACTGGCGTATTGACGCCCATGCCAGGCGCGGCCTTTGCGGCCGGACCTTTCCTGGCCGGGTTGGCGATGCATCCTTCAGGGAAGTTCGTGTTTGTTTTGGATTACAACCAGATAGTCACGTATTCAATCGATAGCAGCACTGGTCAACTTAAAGATATCTCTACCTGGACCGGCAACGGTGGCCCTGGAAGCTGCAGCCCGGTGCCGGCTTTCGTGGTAGATCCCACCGGAACCTACCTCTATGCCTCCAATGCGGCCTCTGCTATCTGCGTCCTTCAGGTCGATCAGACTTCTGGGGCATTGAAACTGATCAACGGCGCGGTACCCGCTCCCAATGGCGATGGCCTAGCATCCTCGATGGTTCTGGTGAAGGCTCAATAG
- a CDS encoding cytochrome P460 family protein has product MTNSSFNTLRAGFRRSAWMVLTLILAMGLLYASEPIQYPNNFRLWVHVGTGVILPGGPIPESEQGMHHIFANQKAVDGYASGNFADGSVVVYELREARQQNGIIFEGSRRRVDVMIKDSNLYKNTGGWRFERFMGNGQTEDVIHDSGASCFECHKKANAHGFVISQIH; this is encoded by the coding sequence ATGACGAATTCTTCTTTCAACACTCTTCGGGCTGGCTTCCGGCGAAGCGCATGGATGGTGCTCACCCTCATCCTCGCGATGGGGCTGCTCTACGCATCTGAACCCATCCAATACCCAAACAACTTCCGCCTGTGGGTACATGTAGGAACCGGCGTCATTCTGCCTGGCGGCCCGATACCTGAGAGCGAACAGGGCATGCACCATATCTTCGCCAATCAGAAGGCTGTCGATGGCTATGCTTCCGGCAACTTTGCTGACGGTTCGGTAGTCGTGTACGAACTGCGCGAGGCTCGGCAACAGAATGGAATCATCTTCGAAGGCAGTCGCAGGAGAGTCGACGTGATGATCAAAGACTCAAACCTTTATAAAAACACCGGGGGATGGCGCTTCGAGCGCTTCATGGGCAACGGCCAGACTGAAGACGTAATTCATGACTCGGGAGCGTCATGCTTCGAATGCCACAAAAAGGCCAACGCGCACGGATTCGTTATCAGCCAGATCCATTGA
- a CDS encoding zinc dependent phospholipase C family protein, protein MARCGLVLVRIICVLALLAASVPGFAYSLLTHEQIIDLTWDDSIVPLLLSRYPGLTPAQLDEARAYAYGGCVIQDIGYYPFGQASLSNLTHYVRSGDFVMALFRNAHNANELAFAVGALSHYVGDSIGHPLATNLSVPITFTELGEKYGKSVNYAQGKVQHVEVEFAFDVDEDTHGRTAPIQYLRKIGMSVSMQQLSLAYYQTYGVSMDFSGTRKRRVNEKAYRFAVRSFVPDIADATGILHKRHMTADLDTPEAKELHGEIHAMSVANNWAAYRHGPGFGAHVLAGLIFIMPRFGPFRLCAIKGPTPQAEADYVHSLMLSVAAMRQMLARFTPPEKRRAAATDPPAVAEPKNEAKQLEKSRHAQAVSKTRSDPHHPLPNRDLDTGAVVKPGGYPLTDSTYAYLLHTLTSQPTVPIPQGIKEDIQAYYADLDVPFATKKHSDQWKKVLADLQTLKTMPTSPFPEPFPTYEEEQGQE, encoded by the coding sequence ATGGCAAGATGCGGCCTTGTGCTCGTCCGCATAATCTGTGTTCTGGCATTGCTTGCGGCTTCAGTGCCCGGATTTGCGTACTCCCTGCTCACCCACGAACAGATCATTGACCTCACCTGGGACGACTCCATCGTTCCGCTGCTGCTGAGCCGTTATCCCGGCCTGACGCCGGCGCAACTAGATGAGGCGCGGGCCTACGCGTATGGCGGGTGCGTCATCCAGGACATCGGCTATTACCCGTTCGGCCAGGCTTCGCTGTCGAACCTGACGCATTACGTGCGTTCGGGCGACTTCGTCATGGCGTTGTTTCGCAATGCCCACAATGCAAACGAGCTGGCGTTTGCGGTGGGCGCACTCTCGCATTATGTCGGCGACTCGATCGGGCATCCGCTCGCGACCAACCTGAGCGTGCCGATCACGTTTACTGAGCTAGGAGAGAAGTACGGCAAAAGCGTGAACTACGCCCAAGGGAAGGTGCAGCACGTGGAGGTGGAGTTTGCGTTCGATGTGGACGAGGACACGCACGGACGCACGGCGCCGATCCAGTACCTGCGCAAGATCGGCATGAGCGTATCGATGCAGCAGCTGTCCCTGGCTTACTACCAGACCTACGGGGTGTCGATGGACTTCTCGGGGACGCGGAAGCGCCGCGTGAATGAGAAGGCCTACCGGTTCGCCGTGCGGTCGTTTGTGCCTGATATCGCGGATGCAACGGGAATTCTGCACAAGCGCCACATGACCGCCGATCTGGATACGCCCGAGGCAAAGGAGCTGCATGGCGAAATCCACGCCATGTCGGTGGCGAACAACTGGGCGGCGTATCGCCATGGGCCCGGATTCGGCGCCCATGTGTTGGCCGGGCTGATTTTCATCATGCCTCGGTTCGGACCCTTCCGGCTGTGTGCCATCAAGGGGCCGACGCCGCAGGCCGAGGCCGATTACGTGCACAGCTTGATGCTTTCAGTCGCGGCCATGCGGCAGATGCTGGCGCGCTTTACTCCGCCAGAGAAGAGACGTGCGGCGGCTACGGATCCGCCTGCGGTAGCGGAGCCCAAGAACGAAGCTAAGCAACTGGAGAAGAGCCGGCACGCGCAAGCCGTGAGCAAAACGAGGTCCGATCCGCACCATCCGCTGCCCAACCGCGACCTGGATACGGGCGCGGTGGTAAAGCCGGGCGGCTATCCGCTCACGGACAGCACCTACGCCTATCTGCTTCACACGCTGACCAGCCAGCCGACCGTGCCCATTCCGCAGGGGATCAAGGAGGACATCCAGGCCTACTACGCGGACTTGGACGTGCCCTTCGCGACGAAAAAGCATTCCGACCAATGGAAGAAGGTGCTGGCGGATTTGCAGACACTGAAGACCATGCCGACAAGCCCGTTCCCGGAGCCGTTTCCAACCTATGAGGAGGAGCAGGGACAGGAATAG
- the uvrA gene encoding excinuclease ABC subunit UvrA — MSSANEAIIIRGARTHNLKNISCEIPHGKLTVVSGVSGSGKSSLAFDTIYAEGQRRYVESLSAYARQFLERIEKPDVDEIDGLAPAIAIKQKNTTRNPRSTVATATEIYDYLRLLYARCGVVHCIYCDGLVRRDSMDEIAERILALGEGTRIQALFPVKHEITKAEPEKPTRKTKAAAAKAAAKAAVESPMTDALKARLNELRSGGFNRLYQHGRIFEFSTPESLLEIDFTLPVFVLVDRIVVDAENRARIVDAAEIAYREAGEVIFEEVPRDENGERKMHRFSAAYECASCHRPGREPEPRLFSFNNPFGACPRCQGFGNTVDFDLNLVIPDKGLSLNDGAIDPWNRPKYRSWFTDMKKQAGALGIPMDVPWREMTDEAREIVLRGKGSSFDGVYGFFAQMERKKYKLHVRVMLSKYRGYAECPECRGQRLRAEARAVRLNGLNICQGTALTVGKAKEFFSKLTLTPMQAEIAGQILHEVRQRLTFLDAVGLEYLTLDRLASTLSGGEAQRIQLATSLGSQLVGALYVLDEPSIGLHTRDTDRLIRILKDLRDLGNTIVVVEHDPDVLRAADHLLDLGPGAGEFGGKVLADGVLAEIEANPNSLTGRYLSGQITIPVPSRRREPGREKLVLKGAYANNLRGLDVEIPLGMLVAITGVSGSGKSTLVHQVLYRAVARALGQSDGSDPSGVFKSLTGVERLNDVVLVDQTPIGRTPRSNPITYIKGFDLIREIFASQPDAKRMSLTPGHFSFNVPGGRCNTCEGDGTVTVEMQFLADVELPCEDCNGTRYQPRILEVQYKGKNIHEVLQMTVKEALRFFVGQQRLLEKIAVLDEVGLGYLRLGQSATTLSGGEAQRVKLAAHLAAVRSANANAKPSQASRILYILDEPTTGLHFDDVSKLLTAFKKLIDGGGSLIVIEHNLDVIKSADWVIDLGPEGGEGGGHIVAEGTPEQIASNLHSHTGHWLAKVI, encoded by the coding sequence TTGAGCTCTGCCAACGAAGCCATCATCATCCGCGGTGCGCGGACGCACAACCTCAAGAACATCTCCTGCGAGATTCCGCACGGCAAGCTCACGGTTGTGAGCGGCGTGAGCGGGTCCGGGAAATCTTCCCTCGCGTTCGACACGATTTACGCCGAGGGGCAGCGCCGATACGTCGAATCGCTGTCAGCCTATGCGCGGCAGTTCCTGGAGCGGATTGAGAAGCCGGATGTGGACGAGATCGACGGTCTGGCTCCGGCAATTGCGATCAAGCAGAAGAACACCACGCGCAATCCCCGTTCGACAGTGGCAACGGCGACCGAGATCTACGACTACCTGAGGCTGCTGTACGCGCGCTGTGGCGTGGTGCATTGCATTTATTGCGATGGGCTGGTGCGCCGCGACAGCATGGACGAGATCGCGGAGAGAATCCTTGCGCTCGGCGAAGGCACCCGCATCCAGGCGCTGTTCCCGGTGAAGCACGAGATCACCAAGGCCGAGCCTGAGAAGCCCACGCGCAAAACCAAGGCCGCGGCGGCGAAGGCGGCTGCTAAAGCTGCGGTTGAGTCGCCCATGACCGATGCGCTGAAGGCGCGGCTGAATGAGTTGCGCAGCGGAGGTTTCAACCGCCTCTATCAGCATGGGCGCATCTTCGAGTTTTCGACGCCGGAGAGCCTGCTTGAGATTGATTTCACGCTGCCGGTATTCGTGCTGGTCGACCGCATCGTGGTGGATGCGGAGAACCGCGCGCGCATCGTGGATGCGGCCGAAATTGCGTATCGCGAGGCCGGCGAGGTGATCTTCGAAGAAGTTCCCAGGGATGAGAATGGCGAGCGTAAGATGCATCGGTTCTCCGCGGCCTATGAGTGTGCGAGCTGTCACCGGCCCGGCCGCGAGCCGGAGCCGCGGCTGTTCAGTTTCAACAATCCGTTTGGCGCATGTCCGCGCTGCCAGGGGTTCGGCAACACGGTCGATTTCGATTTGAACCTGGTGATCCCGGATAAGGGGCTCAGCCTGAACGACGGAGCGATCGATCCGTGGAACCGGCCGAAGTATCGCAGCTGGTTCACCGACATGAAGAAGCAGGCCGGCGCGCTGGGCATCCCCATGGACGTGCCTTGGCGCGAGATGACCGACGAGGCGCGCGAGATTGTGCTGCGCGGCAAGGGCAGCAGCTTCGACGGAGTGTACGGGTTCTTCGCGCAGATGGAGCGGAAGAAGTACAAGCTGCACGTGCGCGTGATGCTGTCGAAGTATCGCGGCTATGCGGAGTGCCCCGAATGCCGAGGACAACGGCTCCGCGCCGAAGCGCGCGCGGTGCGGCTGAACGGCCTGAACATCTGCCAGGGCACGGCGCTCACGGTCGGCAAGGCGAAGGAGTTCTTCTCGAAGCTGACGCTGACGCCGATGCAAGCGGAGATCGCGGGGCAAATTCTGCATGAGGTGCGGCAACGGCTGACGTTCCTGGATGCGGTGGGGCTCGAATACCTGACCTTAGACCGGCTGGCTTCCACGCTATCAGGCGGTGAGGCGCAGCGCATTCAGCTTGCGACTTCGTTGGGGTCGCAGCTTGTGGGTGCGCTCTATGTGCTCGACGAACCGTCGATCGGGCTGCATACGCGCGACACGGACAGGCTGATTCGCATTCTGAAAGACCTGCGCGATCTCGGCAACACGATCGTCGTTGTCGAGCATGATCCAGACGTACTGCGCGCCGCGGATCATCTGCTCGACCTCGGGCCAGGCGCCGGCGAGTTTGGTGGCAAGGTGCTGGCCGACGGCGTTCTGGCGGAGATTGAAGCGAATCCCAATTCGCTCACCGGGCGCTATCTCTCGGGGCAGATCACGATTCCAGTGCCATCGCGCCGGCGCGAGCCGGGCAGGGAAAAGCTGGTGCTGAAGGGCGCCTATGCCAACAACCTGCGTGGGCTGGATGTCGAGATTCCGCTGGGGATGCTGGTGGCGATCACCGGCGTTTCTGGCTCGGGCAAATCGACGCTGGTGCACCAGGTGCTGTATCGCGCCGTCGCACGTGCGCTGGGCCAGAGCGACGGAAGTGATCCGAGTGGCGTGTTCAAGTCGCTGACGGGAGTGGAGCGGCTTAATGACGTTGTGCTCGTCGACCAGACGCCGATCGGGCGCACCCCGCGGTCGAATCCGATCACGTATATCAAGGGCTTCGATCTGATCCGCGAGATCTTTGCGTCGCAACCGGATGCGAAACGGATGTCGCTCACCCCGGGGCATTTCAGCTTCAACGTGCCGGGCGGACGCTGCAACACGTGCGAAGGCGATGGAACCGTCACGGTGGAGATGCAGTTCCTCGCCGATGTGGAACTGCCCTGCGAGGACTGCAACGGAACGCGCTATCAGCCGCGTATTCTCGAGGTGCAGTACAAGGGCAAGAACATCCACGAGGTGCTGCAGATGACGGTGAAGGAGGCGCTGCGGTTCTTCGTGGGCCAGCAGCGTTTGCTCGAGAAAATCGCGGTGCTCGATGAAGTCGGACTCGGTTATCTGCGACTGGGACAGTCGGCCACGACTCTTTCGGGCGGCGAGGCGCAACGCGTGAAACTGGCGGCGCATCTCGCGGCCGTGCGTTCGGCGAATGCGAATGCGAAGCCGTCGCAGGCGAGCCGGATCCTCTACATCCTCGACGAGCCGACGACCGGACTGCACTTCGATGACGTATCTAAGCTGCTCACCGCATTCAAGAAGCTGATTGACGGCGGCGGCTCGCTCATCGTGATTGAGCACAACCTGGACGTGATCAAGTCGGCGGATTGGGTGATCGACCTCGGACCCGAGGGCGGCGAGGGCGGCGGACACATAGTGGCAGAGGGAACGCCGGAGCAGATCGCGTCGAATCTGCATTCGCACACTGGGCACTGGCTGGCGAAGGTGATCTAG
- a CDS encoding lysozyme, translating into MEMSDKGLQLIKDSEGFVGHVYLDAVGKPTIGYGHLIKAGEDFSDGLTEEQATELLQNDVKWAENAVAAAVRVPLNQNQFDALVDFTFNLGSGALQGSTLLTLVNQGKMDEAADEFPKWVHAGGKVLQGLVTRRNAERELWLA; encoded by the coding sequence ATGGAAATGTCAGACAAGGGACTCCAACTCATCAAGGACTCAGAGGGGTTTGTCGGTCACGTGTATCTGGACGCCGTTGGAAAGCCGACCATCGGCTACGGACACCTGATCAAGGCGGGGGAAGACTTCAGCGATGGGCTCACCGAGGAGCAGGCGACCGAACTGCTCCAGAACGATGTCAAGTGGGCTGAAAATGCGGTCGCCGCTGCAGTCCGGGTCCCGCTCAACCAGAACCAGTTCGATGCGCTGGTGGACTTCACCTTCAACCTCGGATCCGGAGCCCTGCAGGGCTCAACCCTGCTCACGCTCGTTAATCAGGGCAAGATGGACGAAGCCGCAGATGAGTTCCCGAAGTGGGTTCACGCAGGTGGCAAAGTCCTGCAAGGGCTGGTCACCCGCCGTAATGCGGAACGCGAGCTCTGGCTCGCCTAG
- a CDS encoding DMT family transporter, which produces MDSTMKARAYLLMLFVVAIWGATFVVVKDALADASPAAFNLARMALASIVLGVGYHRYLRGLRSWHIGAGAIVGFCLAMGYQFQTLGLVWTTPSKSAFITGMVVVLVPLFSMIPGLHPPGTRRPRWNAFLGAAVAFAGIALLTAPGISGAKGLAAAIPDFRQINKGDVLSFGCAVGFALHCLALGHLSPKIDFKPLATLQVGWCAVFMAVTLPVMGPPHLHWSERLVSALLITAVLATAAALSIQSWAQSILPSTHTALMLTLEPVFAWITSFLVLGERLGLRPATGAMLILGGIALTELVPQPGHVPSAHEV; this is translated from the coding sequence ATGGATTCAACGATGAAAGCCCGCGCCTACCTGCTCATGCTGTTCGTGGTTGCCATATGGGGCGCCACCTTCGTGGTCGTCAAGGACGCTCTCGCCGACGCGTCGCCGGCCGCGTTCAACCTGGCGCGCATGGCCCTGGCTTCCATCGTTTTGGGGGTAGGCTATCACCGGTACCTTCGCGGACTTCGCTCGTGGCACATTGGCGCCGGCGCAATCGTCGGCTTCTGCCTGGCCATGGGGTACCAGTTCCAGACGCTCGGGCTTGTCTGGACCACACCCTCGAAATCGGCCTTCATCACCGGCATGGTCGTCGTGCTGGTGCCGCTCTTCTCTATGATTCCGGGGCTGCATCCGCCGGGCACGCGCAGGCCGCGCTGGAACGCCTTCCTGGGCGCCGCCGTGGCGTTCGCCGGAATCGCCCTGCTCACCGCTCCGGGAATTTCCGGCGCCAAGGGGCTGGCCGCTGCCATCCCCGACTTCCGGCAGATCAACAAGGGCGATGTGTTGTCCTTCGGGTGCGCAGTCGGCTTCGCTCTGCACTGCCTGGCACTTGGCCATCTCTCGCCGAAGATCGACTTCAAACCCCTGGCAACGTTGCAGGTGGGTTGGTGCGCGGTATTCATGGCCGTCACACTGCCGGTAATGGGGCCACCCCATTTGCACTGGTCGGAGCGCCTAGTTAGTGCCCTTCTTATCACCGCCGTCCTGGCTACCGCGGCAGCATTGTCCATTCAAAGCTGGGCTCAGTCGATTCTGCCTTCCACCCACACCGCGCTCATGCTCACGCTTGAGCCGGTTTTCGCCTGGATCACGTCCTTTCTTGTTCTCGGCGAGCGGCTGGGCCTGCGGCCCGCAACAGGCGCCATGCTCATCCTCGGCGGAATCGCACTCACCGAATTGGTCCCCCAGCCCGGCCATGTGCCTTCCGCACACGAGGTCTGA